A genomic region of Alicyclobacillus sp. SO9 contains the following coding sequences:
- the pgsA gene encoding CDP-diacylglycerol--glycerol-3-phosphate 3-phosphatidyltransferase — MNLANRITIARIFFVPVVVVLLLVNYDFWSFTINNETTTGSEIIAALVFIIAASTDGLDGYIARKRKLITNFGKFLDPLADKLLISAVLISLVEMQRLSAWVAIIIISREFAVTGLRMVAAAEGVVIAASKVAKWKTVTQIIAMVALILNNFPFSYFNIPFAIIMVYVMVILTVVSGVDYFIKNWQAIDARS, encoded by the coding sequence TTGAATCTGGCTAACCGCATTACGATAGCCAGAATCTTTTTTGTACCGGTGGTTGTTGTTCTCCTGCTCGTCAATTACGATTTTTGGTCGTTTACCATAAACAATGAAACCACTACAGGCAGTGAGATTATCGCCGCACTGGTGTTTATCATTGCAGCAAGCACGGATGGCCTTGATGGGTACATAGCTCGTAAACGGAAACTCATAACAAATTTTGGTAAATTCCTCGACCCCTTGGCGGATAAACTGTTAATTTCGGCAGTTCTAATTAGCCTGGTGGAAATGCAGCGTCTTTCCGCCTGGGTGGCGATTATCATTATTAGTCGTGAGTTTGCAGTGACTGGGCTTCGTATGGTTGCAGCCGCCGAAGGAGTTGTAATTGCGGCCAGTAAAGTAGCTAAATGGAAAACCGTAACGCAGATTATTGCGATGGTGGCGTTGATTCTAAATAACTTTCCGTTTTCCTACTTTAACATTCCGTTCGCAATTATAATGGTATACGTCATGGTGATATTGACCGTCGTATCCGGGGTAGACTATTTTATCAAGAATTGGCAAGCTATTGACGCAAGGAGCTAA